A genomic window from Cloacibacillus sp. includes:
- a CDS encoding S-layer homology domain-containing protein yields the protein ALGVKVDKIDKRVAVLEDGIGGWKIRGTFQFDAKFASDTDQGNYFFNESNKKNDFEKEKFRLFLTKQINEDTYFYAQYRTGADASGAPAARGGRGDIQNMRWSHLYVNTKLPYDIDFRVGRFAVDFEDDYGLYTDNDAIFGDFRTDGFRLAKTWGMFKATAVVGRNDNFGDDYVAISDGTGASFMTYVLDLHFQPNEKFFAGATGYWVNDDSTAADAGDLKMDNYGFYAGYQFTPSVQLKGIYYWQKLGNDVKTYNGKTAAVNGETSPKAWKAILDVKQDLLKFTSLWVEYSQQDNTYIGLTNRYSIGGGSYDYVGRNIYLADPLGTSKWWFVKAEQKWNDKWSSFLRYANVDYATDHLDNATEWGVGVNYQYTPAIQFQLAYDQVDHGDGATYAGVVDNNSGKDHVVRFRTTVNF from the coding sequence TGCCCTCGGCGTGAAGGTCGACAAAATCGACAAACGCGTAGCAGTGCTCGAAGACGGTATCGGCGGATGGAAGATTCGTGGAACGTTCCAGTTCGACGCGAAGTTTGCCAGCGATACAGATCAGGGCAACTACTTCTTCAATGAGAGCAACAAAAAGAACGACTTTGAAAAAGAGAAGTTCCGTCTGTTCCTCACAAAGCAGATCAACGAAGATACATACTTCTACGCTCAGTATCGCACCGGCGCTGACGCTTCAGGTGCACCGGCAGCTCGCGGCGGCCGTGGCGACATCCAGAACATGCGTTGGTCACATCTTTATGTCAACACAAAGCTCCCCTATGACATCGACTTCCGCGTAGGACGCTTTGCCGTCGACTTCGAAGATGATTATGGTCTCTATACAGATAACGATGCCATCTTCGGCGACTTCCGTACAGATGGTTTCCGTCTTGCGAAGACATGGGGCATGTTCAAGGCGACAGCGGTCGTGGGTCGTAATGACAACTTCGGCGATGACTATGTTGCTATTTCCGACGGTACAGGCGCAAGCTTCATGACCTACGTCCTCGACCTGCACTTCCAGCCCAACGAGAAGTTCTTTGCTGGTGCAACTGGCTACTGGGTCAACGATGACTCAACAGCAGCCGATGCCGGCGATCTCAAAATGGACAACTACGGATTCTACGCTGGATACCAGTTCACACCTTCAGTACAGTTGAAGGGTATCTACTATTGGCAGAAGCTCGGCAATGATGTAAAGACCTACAATGGCAAAACAGCGGCAGTAAATGGCGAAACAAGTCCGAAGGCATGGAAGGCCATCCTCGATGTGAAACAGGATCTTCTTAAGTTCACGTCACTGTGGGTGGAATATTCACAGCAGGACAATACCTACATTGGCCTTACAAACCGCTATTCAATCGGCGGAGGCTCCTATGACTATGTAGGAAGAAACATCTACCTTGCCGATCCGCTTGGAACATCAAAGTGGTGGTTTGTAAAGGCTGAGCAGAAATGGAACGACAAGTGGAGTTCATTCCTTCGTTACGCCAATGTTGACTATGCTACAGATCATCTTGACAACGCGACAGAATGGGGTGTTGGCGTGAACTATCAGTACACACCGGCAATCCAGTTCCAGCTTGCTTACGACCAGGTTGACCACGGCGACGGTGCAACGTACGCTGGCGTAGTCGATAACAACAGCGGCAAGGACCATGTTGTCCGCTTCCGCACAACGGTGAACTTCTAG